CATGCTGAAGATAGGGAATGGGGTGCTGAATCTGACCAGAATCCCAGAAGAAGAGGCGCGGCTTGAAGCGGGGATCGGAGCTATTTCGACTGTCATCGGCGGAAGAGAGTCGTTGAGGAGAATGGTGGAAATGAAGCTGATTAAGCCCCTTAGCGGTTATAACGGAGAGGACATAAAAAGATGCGATGTCTTCATGAACGAGCCTTTTTGAAAAAATGAAAGCTAAGCATGACTTGCGAGAGTATATGATTTTATCGGCTCACCGGGAGTATTGTGTTATCCTCTAAATTAAGACCCAAAAGGAGGTGGAAGAATGGAGCTTCATCCTTCAAGAGTGGTTTTCAACTTGAAGAGATCGCTGGAATACTATCTATCGCTACCCTTGCAATACGATCAAATAGAGGACAGCTGGCCACTCATAATGTTTCTCCACGGGGCCGGCGAGAGGGGAAACGATCTGTCGCTTGTGAAGAAACACGGCATTCCCAGAGTTGTGAACGAGATGGAGGACTTTCCATTCGTGACGGTGTCGCCGCAATGCCCGGAGAACGACTGGTGGTTGAACAGACTCGAAGACCTGAAGTACTTGATAGACACTATAGTCGAACAATACAGGATCGATGAGTCCAGGATCTATCTCACGGGCCTTTCGATGGGCGGATTCGGCACATGGCATATGGCGGTGGAATACCCGGAGACCTTCGCGGCGATCGCTCCGATTTGCGGGGGAGGGTTGGGCATACTGGGTTTCCCCGAACGTGTAGTTGAGATAAAACACATACCGGTCTGGGTCTTTCACGGCGAAAAGGACAATATCGTGCCGGTAGAGGAGAGCAGGGTGCTGGTGCGGGAGCTGAAATCGGCAGGT
This portion of the Mesotoga infera genome encodes:
- a CDS encoding carboxylesterase family protein, translated to MELHPSRVVFNLKRSLEYYLSLPLQYDQIEDSWPLIMFLHGAGERGNDLSLVKKHGIPRVVNEMEDFPFVTVSPQCPENDWWLNRLEDLKYLIDTIVEQYRIDESRIYLTGLSMGGFGTWHMAVEYPETFAAIAPICGGGLGILGFPERVVEIKHIPVWVFHGEKDNIVPVEESRVLVRELKSAGGNVQLKIYPEAGHDAWTETYSNPELYEWFMNNRRSA